One window of the Labilibaculum sp. genome contains the following:
- a CDS encoding MGMT family protein has protein sequence MSDLYSRIYDVVRLIPAGRATSYGAIARFVGSPRGSRMVGWAMNQCHAHKEYTPAHRVVNRLGMLSGKHHFPGENVMQELLESEGIVVIDDQIQNFDRVFWDPFKELGGITI, from the coding sequence ATGTCTGATTTGTATTCCCGAATTTACGATGTAGTGCGGTTAATTCCCGCAGGACGAGCAACCAGTTATGGAGCAATTGCCCGATTTGTTGGTTCTCCGCGAGGATCGAGAATGGTAGGTTGGGCTATGAACCAGTGTCATGCTCACAAAGAATACACGCCCGCACATCGGGTGGTGAACCGATTGGGAATGCTGTCAGGAAAACATCACTTTCCGGGTGAAAATGTAATGCAGGAACTTTTGGAAAGTGAAGGCATTGTGGTTATCGACGATCAAATACAAAATTTCGATCGTGTTTTTTGGGATCCATTCAAAGAACTCGGCGGGATAACTATTTAA
- a CDS encoding tetratricopeptide repeat protein, which translates to MVSKFFQKGYFGVCCLLFVFGCSNQKNTFVSRQYHALTTHYNVYFNGKESLKKGEKKIEDGINENYSLLLPVFEYQNSTARALSFADMDRTLEKAAKAIKIHSITRKPKRKKDNQSEKYKEFRKKKEYNDWIDDCYLLIGKAKFYKGEHRVSEKAFEFLLKEYPESDLIPEAKLGLARSLIDRGELIAGNEILDRLTDDSKLPKDFILHISTLRANTAIQQKKYERAIDELERAIVLVDSKYKKARYYYLTAQLYQKLGNADASLRTLQKLIDLNASYEMTFNAKISSALSYTGNENGEEIRKSLRKMLRDEKNTEYQDQIYYALAEMDVKDGDMASAIPNYWESTKRTVYNENQKAISFLKLGDYYFEDLNYPKSQMCYDSSMTYLGKDYPNYSEISVRIGNLTELVNNLNLVEREDSLQRVASMSSADRDRLIQGIIQKINDKEREKKQKEAEAVSERAFFSQNNMLGNSNRATTSQGNWYFYNPTNIGLGKSDFQRKWGRRKLEDNWRRKNKSAFSLEDVELALEDTTGTNSVDPSLKKDPKSKDYYLVDLPVTKGGMEKSNERIMLGLYQAALVYEEKLNNPAKALETMEILIQRFPDNPYLLSAYYHIYSLNKKMGNSSKADVYKNRILTEFKGSDYAKALSDPNFFAKIEAEGQKVNQLYAAAYEDYQNFYYQRVIKGCNEGLLRYPESELRPRFLFLRALCIGRTKDISQFRQSLDQLIESKPTPEIANTAKAILKGLDDGAVPMQYTELDMEQARQNRLLRNWRIEGDQAAVALARNEKEVKEKPIYKFTETEEHYFVLLFDKKDVDPNRTLFNISKYNSEAYNNRVFKVDRLSLNKEQIMIMVKGLENKEDALNYFNGVITNDNAFTGLENADYRNFVISASNFKIFKKNQDVESYLDFYTKSYFNISRTDSKITVRRNDKLVSVNSNLDSTKFADNPDGNHKFILLVPVRKVNIGKLRTDIFNHDKDFTVLRDQYDNDLNMIVVNNVGSKAEAMNYFRNLIKDELVYEQLANVEYRNFVITEENFNKFYISKTLFPYLDFFKENYLNDEKTEVVKPKEKLVQEGIYAYKEEVPHYFALVYSTDNVNKKQLLNGIKKYNTKNLKVEVRALDENRDILLVANMRNKKQAMMYFRAIVTNRILFEPVEKVNYRNFVISDENLDVFMKDGDPAIYLEFFKKWYLK; encoded by the coding sequence TTGGTAAGTAAATTTTTTCAGAAAGGGTATTTTGGAGTTTGTTGTTTACTTTTTGTATTTGGTTGTTCTAATCAGAAAAATACATTTGTAAGCAGACAATACCATGCATTAACCACACATTACAATGTATATTTTAATGGGAAAGAAAGCCTAAAGAAAGGTGAAAAGAAAATTGAAGATGGAATTAATGAGAATTATTCTTTGCTTCTTCCTGTTTTTGAGTACCAGAATTCAACTGCCAGAGCATTGTCTTTTGCAGATATGGACAGAACGCTTGAGAAAGCCGCCAAGGCAATAAAAATACATTCCATTACACGTAAACCTAAACGTAAAAAAGACAATCAATCAGAGAAATACAAAGAATTTAGAAAAAAGAAGGAATACAATGATTGGATAGATGACTGTTACCTTTTAATTGGAAAAGCAAAGTTTTACAAAGGAGAGCATCGTGTGTCTGAAAAAGCATTTGAGTTTCTTTTGAAAGAATATCCTGAATCGGATTTAATTCCGGAAGCAAAACTGGGTTTGGCCCGTAGTTTAATTGATAGAGGAGAGCTGATTGCCGGCAATGAAATTCTGGACCGTTTAACGGATGATTCCAAACTTCCTAAAGATTTTATTCTTCACATTTCAACTTTGCGTGCAAACACTGCAATTCAGCAAAAAAAGTATGAAAGGGCAATTGACGAACTGGAAAGAGCAATTGTTCTTGTAGACTCTAAATATAAAAAAGCAAGATACTACTATCTAACCGCACAGCTTTATCAAAAGCTTGGAAATGCAGACGCTTCGCTGCGAACCTTGCAAAAACTGATTGACTTAAATGCATCTTATGAGATGACATTTAATGCCAAAATCAGCAGTGCATTGTCATACACTGGAAATGAGAATGGCGAAGAAATCCGTAAGAGTTTGCGAAAAATGCTTCGCGATGAAAAGAATACAGAATATCAGGATCAGATTTATTACGCTCTTGCAGAAATGGATGTGAAGGACGGCGATATGGCTTCTGCTATACCAAATTATTGGGAATCGACGAAACGAACTGTTTACAATGAAAATCAAAAGGCAATATCATTCTTAAAATTAGGAGATTACTATTTTGAAGATTTGAATTATCCAAAATCCCAAATGTGTTACGATAGTTCCATGACATATCTGGGCAAAGATTATCCCAACTATTCTGAAATATCAGTTCGAATAGGAAATTTGACCGAATTGGTGAATAATCTTAATTTGGTTGAAAGGGAAGATAGTTTGCAAAGGGTAGCTTCCATGAGTTCTGCTGATAGAGACAGATTGATTCAGGGAATCATTCAGAAAATCAACGATAAGGAAAGAGAAAAAAAGCAAAAAGAAGCAGAGGCAGTTTCCGAAAGAGCCTTTTTTAGTCAGAATAATATGTTGGGAAACTCTAACAGAGCCACTACAAGTCAGGGCAACTGGTATTTTTACAATCCTACCAATATTGGTTTGGGCAAATCAGATTTCCAACGGAAGTGGGGACGACGCAAATTGGAAGATAACTGGAGACGGAAAAATAAATCGGCTTTTAGTCTTGAGGATGTAGAGCTTGCATTAGAAGATACTACAGGAACTAATTCTGTGGATCCATCACTTAAAAAGGATCCTAAATCGAAAGATTATTATCTGGTTGATTTGCCGGTTACAAAAGGGGGAATGGAAAAGTCCAATGAACGAATCATGTTGGGCTTGTATCAGGCGGCATTGGTATATGAGGAAAAATTGAATAATCCCGCAAAGGCTTTGGAGACAATGGAAATACTCATTCAGAGATTTCCAGATAATCCATATCTGTTGTCAGCATACTACCATATCTATTCATTAAATAAGAAGATGGGAAATTCTTCGAAAGCTGATGTTTATAAGAATAGGATTTTAACGGAGTTTAAGGGAAGTGATTACGCCAAAGCGCTTAGCGATCCTAATTTCTTTGCTAAAATTGAAGCAGAAGGTCAAAAGGTAAATCAATTGTATGCTGCAGCCTATGAGGATTATCAGAATTTTTACTACCAAAGAGTAATAAAAGGCTGTAACGAAGGTTTGCTGAGATATCCGGAAAGTGAATTGCGCCCCCGATTTTTATTTTTACGAGCCCTATGTATTGGCCGGACAAAAGACATATCACAATTTCGACAATCATTGGATCAGTTGATTGAGTCGAAACCTACACCTGAAATAGCAAATACTGCAAAAGCTATTTTAAAGGGACTTGATGATGGTGCTGTTCCGATGCAGTATACTGAATTGGATATGGAACAGGCCCGACAGAATCGGTTGCTTAGAAATTGGCGGATTGAAGGTGATCAGGCTGCTGTAGCACTTGCCCGAAATGAGAAAGAGGTAAAAGAGAAGCCAATATATAAATTTACTGAAACAGAAGAGCATTATTTTGTTTTGTTGTTTGACAAGAAAGATGTGGATCCTAACCGAACATTGTTTAATATTTCCAAATACAATTCGGAGGCATACAATAACCGCGTTTTTAAAGTCGATAGACTCTCCTTAAACAAAGAGCAAATCATGATCATGGTGAAGGGCTTGGAGAATAAAGAAGATGCTTTGAATTATTTTAATGGAGTAATTACCAATGATAACGCTTTTACAGGTTTAGAGAATGCGGATTATCGGAATTTTGTGATTTCTGCCTCTAATTTTAAAATCTTCAAGAAGAATCAGGATGTTGAAAGTTATTTGGATTTTTATACCAAAAGCTATTTTAATATTAGCAGGACAGATAGCAAGATAACTGTTAGGCGGAATGATAAGCTGGTTTCGGTAAACTCTAATTTGGATTCAACAAAATTTGCTGATAATCCTGACGGCAACCATAAATTTATTCTTTTGGTGCCGGTACGAAAAGTAAATATTGGCAAATTAAGGACTGATATTTTTAATCATGACAAAGATTTTACCGTTTTAAGAGATCAGTATGATAATGATTTGAATATGATTGTTGTGAATAATGTTGGCTCCAAGGCCGAGGCAATGAATTATTTTAGAAATCTGATAAAAGATGAATTGGTGTATGAACAACTGGCAAATGTCGAATATCGAAACTTTGTAATCACCGAAGAGAATTTTAATAAATTCTACATCAGTAAAACTTTGTTCCCGTATCTTGATTTTTTCAAAGAGAATTATCTGAATGATGAAAAAACCGAGGTAGTTAAACCAAAGGAGAAATTGGTTCAGGAAGGGATATACGCTTACAAAGAAGAGGTGCCACACTATTTTGCATTGGTTTATTCTACAGATAATGTGAATAAAAAACAGCTCCTGAACGGAATTAAAAAATACAACACAAAAAATTTAAAAGTCGAAGTTCGTGCCTTGGATGAGAATCGGGATATTCTTTTAGTTGCCAATATGCGTAACAAAAAGCAGGCTATGATGTATTTTAGGGCGATTGTCACGAATCGTATTCTTTTTGAACCCGTTGAGAAGGTTAACTACCGAAACTTTGTGATTTCCGATGAAAATTTAGATGTTTTCATGAAGGATGGTGATCCAGCTATTTATCTGGAATTCTTTAAAAAGTGGTATCTGAAGTAA
- a CDS encoding phosphoglycerate kinase, with protein MQSIDTYNFSGKKAIIRVDFNVPLNEQFEITDDTRIRAALPTIKKVLDGNGSAILMSHLGRPKGVDEKFSLKHIVAHLTKSIGVEVKFADDCIGESAKTMATNLKPGEVLLLENLRYYKEEEKGDEEFAKKLADLADLWINDAFGTAHRAHASTAVIAKFFPEAKLFGYVMEGELSSVDKVLKDTKHPLTAIMGGAKVSSKIEIIQTLMSKVDHLIIGGGMTYTFVKAIGGTIGDSLVEDDKLEMAREILQKAKENNVKLHLASDALIADAFSNDANTKVCDVNAIPEGWMGLDVADATIASFSKVIEESKTILWNGPVGVFEMDTFAKGTKAIADAIVTATEKGAFSLIGGGDSVAAINKYGLADKVSYVSTGGGALLEYIEGKELPGVTAIRG; from the coding sequence ATGCAAAGTATTGACACTTACAATTTTTCAGGTAAAAAGGCTATTATCCGAGTAGATTTCAATGTGCCTTTGAACGAGCAATTCGAAATTACTGACGACACACGAATTCGTGCTGCTCTGCCTACTATCAAAAAAGTATTAGATGGTAATGGTTCTGCTATCCTGATGTCACATCTTGGTCGTCCAAAAGGTGTAGATGAGAAATTTTCATTGAAGCACATTGTTGCTCACCTTACAAAATCGATTGGTGTTGAAGTAAAATTTGCTGATGATTGTATTGGTGAAAGTGCAAAAACTATGGCTACTAATTTAAAGCCTGGTGAAGTTCTTTTATTGGAGAATCTTCGTTATTACAAAGAAGAAGAAAAAGGTGATGAAGAATTTGCTAAAAAATTAGCTGATTTAGCTGACCTTTGGATCAACGACGCATTTGGAACGGCTCACCGTGCACATGCTTCTACTGCTGTTATCGCTAAATTTTTCCCGGAAGCCAAACTTTTCGGATATGTAATGGAAGGCGAATTATCAAGCGTTGATAAGGTATTGAAAGATACCAAGCATCCGTTAACTGCCATTATGGGAGGAGCTAAAGTTTCTTCAAAAATTGAAATCATCCAAACATTAATGTCAAAAGTTGATCATTTGATTATTGGTGGTGGAATGACTTACACTTTTGTGAAAGCAATAGGTGGAACTATTGGAGACTCATTGGTTGAAGATGATAAATTAGAAATGGCCCGAGAAATTCTTCAGAAAGCAAAAGAGAACAACGTGAAACTTCACCTTGCTTCCGATGCTTTAATTGCTGATGCCTTCTCTAACGACGCCAACACTAAAGTGTGTGATGTAAATGCAATTCCTGAAGGATGGATGGGACTGGATGTTGCTGATGCAACTATCGCCAGCTTCTCAAAAGTAATTGAAGAATCAAAAACTATTCTTTGGAATGGTCCTGTTGGAGTATTCGAAATGGATACTTTCGCCAAAGGAACCAAAGCAATTGCTGATGCTATTGTAACTGCTACCGAAAAAGGAGCTTTCTCGTTAATTGGCGGTGGTGATTCTGTTGCTGCAATCAACAAATACGGTCTTGCTGACAAAGTAAGTTATGTTTCAACCGGTGGTGGTGCTTTATTAGAATACATCGAAGGAAAAGAACTTCCTGGAGTAACAGCTATCAGAGGATAA
- a CDS encoding regulatory iron-sulfur-containing complex subunit RicT: MTENKEPKGKCGGCASNKKDDRLLYGKLDVYDWLSDVPESVLCPDIVEVKFKNTRKGFFSNSNQLRLQRGDVVALEASPGHDIGIVTLTGDLVVEQMRKQKLNPKTYEAKKIYRKAKPVDIEKWHEAIALEHKTMIKARQLSAELKLNMKIGDVEYQGDKTKAIFYYIADDRVDFRQLIKVLAEQFKIRIEMRQIGARQEAGRIGGIGPCGRELCCSTWITNFVSVTTNAARYQEISLNPQKLAGQCGKLKCCLNFELDCYIDAQKDFPNTNIPLETKDGTAYHQKTDIFKRLMWYSYDKYNTMNMVQLSVDTVKDIIKQNKKGIKVNKLVTEFVAEPKKTLEYENVVGQDSLNRFDSVEKPAAKKAKRKFRRKPRKNNPS, from the coding sequence ATGACAGAAAATAAGGAACCAAAAGGGAAGTGCGGAGGTTGTGCTTCCAATAAAAAGGATGATAGACTTCTGTATGGAAAACTAGATGTTTATGATTGGTTGAGTGATGTTCCTGAGAGTGTGTTATGTCCGGATATCGTTGAAGTAAAATTTAAAAATACCCGAAAGGGATTCTTCTCAAATTCGAATCAATTAAGACTGCAAAGAGGCGATGTTGTTGCTTTAGAGGCATCACCCGGACACGATATAGGAATTGTTACGCTAACAGGAGATTTGGTTGTAGAGCAAATGCGAAAGCAGAAACTGAATCCGAAAACATACGAGGCAAAAAAAATATACCGAAAGGCTAAGCCGGTGGATATTGAAAAATGGCATGAGGCCATTGCGCTGGAACACAAAACAATGATTAAGGCCCGTCAGCTGTCTGCAGAGCTAAAACTCAATATGAAGATTGGTGATGTAGAATATCAGGGCGATAAAACCAAAGCAATTTTTTACTACATCGCCGACGATCGGGTTGATTTTCGTCAATTGATTAAAGTGCTTGCCGAGCAGTTTAAAATTCGGATTGAAATGCGTCAGATTGGAGCAAGGCAAGAGGCTGGAAGAATTGGCGGTATTGGTCCTTGCGGAAGAGAACTTTGCTGTTCTACCTGGATTACTAATTTTGTGTCGGTAACTACAAATGCAGCTCGTTATCAGGAGATTTCATTAAATCCGCAGAAATTAGCCGGTCAATGTGGTAAGCTTAAATGTTGTTTGAATTTTGAATTGGATTGTTACATCGATGCTCAAAAAGATTTTCCGAATACAAATATTCCGTTGGAAACAAAAGATGGTACAGCTTACCATCAGAAAACAGATATTTTTAAGAGGCTGATGTGGTATTCGTATGATAAATACAATACCATGAATATGGTTCAGCTATCGGTTGATACCGTTAAAGACATTATCAAACAGAATAAAAAGGGCATTAAGGTTAATAAATTGGTAACAGAGTTTGTTGCAGAGCCTAAGAAAACTTTAGAATACGAAAATGTAGTTGGTCAGGATAGTTTGAACCGTTTCGATTCGGTGGAAAAACCGGCAGCGAAAAAAGCGAAGCGTAAATTCCGACGTAAACCACGAAAAAATAATCCGTCCTAA
- a CDS encoding Mrp/NBP35 family ATP-binding protein, producing MSYTQKQVTDALRLVKFPGSDKDIMALDMVRNIKIEGKKIGFDLVFQKSDDPNIITLKKLCVSAILKFVDKDAEIKGNIKVKAVHIVDEPGVLPNVKNIIAIASGKGGVGKSTVASNLAVALANAGAKVGLIDADIFGPSVPKMFGSEAARPSLIKIDDKDRIEPHEKFGVKMLSIGFFVDPAQATVWRGPMASNALKQMIEEGNWGELDFVLIDLPPGTSDIHLTLVQTVPVTGAVIVSTPQEVALADAVKAISMFEGAGVNVPVLGMVENMAWFTPAELPENKYYIFGKDGCKNLAEEKGIDLLGQIPIVQSIREGGDNGIPAAVNTDTVTGMAFADLAAKLMSVVDQRNADKDPTKRVEITR from the coding sequence ATGAGTTATACTCAAAAACAGGTTACGGATGCTTTGCGATTGGTAAAGTTTCCAGGTTCCGATAAGGATATCATGGCCCTGGATATGGTCCGTAACATTAAAATTGAAGGAAAAAAAATTGGTTTTGATCTGGTTTTCCAAAAATCAGACGATCCAAATATTATTACCTTAAAAAAACTTTGTGTTTCTGCCATTTTGAAATTTGTTGATAAAGACGCAGAAATTAAAGGAAACATCAAGGTGAAAGCGGTTCATATTGTTGATGAGCCTGGAGTTCTTCCCAACGTGAAAAATATCATTGCAATTGCTTCCGGTAAAGGTGGCGTTGGAAAATCAACGGTAGCTTCAAATTTGGCTGTAGCTTTGGCCAATGCCGGTGCTAAGGTTGGTTTGATTGATGCAGATATTTTTGGTCCTTCAGTTCCTAAAATGTTTGGTTCTGAAGCAGCACGTCCGAGCTTAATTAAGATAGACGACAAAGACAGAATTGAGCCTCATGAAAAATTTGGCGTGAAAATGTTGTCGATCGGATTCTTTGTAGATCCTGCTCAGGCAACCGTTTGGCGAGGACCAATGGCTTCGAATGCATTAAAACAAATGATTGAAGAAGGAAACTGGGGCGAGCTTGATTTTGTATTGATCGATTTGCCACCGGGAACAAGTGATATTCACCTTACTTTGGTTCAAACAGTTCCGGTTACAGGTGCTGTTATTGTTAGTACACCTCAGGAAGTAGCCCTGGCTGATGCAGTTAAAGCAATCAGCATGTTCGAAGGAGCGGGTGTGAATGTTCCTGTTTTGGGAATGGTTGAAAATATGGCTTGGTTTACTCCTGCTGAATTGCCAGAGAATAAATACTACATTTTTGGCAAAGATGGTTGTAAAAATCTTGCTGAAGAAAAAGGCATTGATTTATTGGGACAAATTCCAATCGTGCAGAGTATTAGAGAGGGCGGCGACAACGGAATTCCGGCTGCTGTTAATACAGACACAGTTACGGGTATGGCTTTCGCCGATTTGGCTGCAAAACTGATGTCAGTTGTTGATCAAAGAAACGCAGACAAAGACCCAACAAAGCGTGTAGAAATTACTCGATAA
- a CDS encoding gliding motility lipoprotein GldH translates to MKMLRVLCTLLLGVLVLSCDSNRVYEQYENIPDFEWDQENILRFEVEITDTIHANDIFINLRNSGDYAYSNLWVFVRVTSPDNELNEEKVEIELADETGDWYGSGFGDIFDLQVPFKQKVVFPRSGKYVFEIVQGMYDQKLKGIVNVGIRIEKENR, encoded by the coding sequence ATGAAGATGTTGAGGGTTCTTTGCACATTATTATTGGGAGTTCTTGTACTTTCCTGTGATTCAAACAGAGTGTACGAACAGTATGAGAATATTCCTGATTTTGAATGGGATCAGGAAAATATTCTTCGTTTTGAAGTGGAAATAACAGATACGATTCATGCAAATGATATCTTCATTAATCTGCGCAATTCCGGAGATTATGCCTATAGTAATTTGTGGGTGTTTGTAAGAGTAACATCTCCTGATAATGAGCTTAATGAGGAGAAAGTTGAAATTGAATTAGCCGATGAAACCGGTGATTGGTATGGAAGCGGATTTGGTGATATTTTTGATTTACAGGTTCCTTTTAAACAAAAAGTAGTTTTTCCAAGATCAGGAAAATATGTGTTTGAAATTGTTCAGGGAATGTACGATCAGAAATTGAAGGGAATAGTGAATGTTGGAATTCGTATTGAGAAGGAAAATAGATAA
- a CDS encoding DNA polymerase III subunit delta gives MQFKDIIGLESVKSQFIQTVKENRISHAQLLVGPAGVGKLPLAIAFAQYVSCLDQKENDSCGVCSSCKKYQKLIHPDLHFVFPVVTGKGFTNPVSDNFIGSWRSQIESDPYFDLGEWYQTLGVDNSQGLIYSSESNEIIRKLNLKTYESDYKIMVIWLPEKMHRSCANKLLKMIEEPPKKTLFLMVSEEPEKILQTILSRTQIVKVPKIESRDLSQALTSEFNLSGTELSNVVRLAGGSYRKARILIQNSDENAFNFENFVTIMRLSYARKVLEIMDWSEQIAGIGRERQKSFLNYCVRMVRENFILNLKKPEMVFLNGEEMNFSKRFSPFINEENVWILADELSKAHSDIGRNANAKIVFLDLSLKLVKLLRP, from the coding sequence ATGCAATTCAAAGATATAATTGGACTTGAATCGGTAAAGAGTCAGTTCATACAAACAGTAAAAGAGAATAGAATTAGTCACGCTCAACTATTGGTTGGACCGGCCGGAGTTGGAAAATTACCTTTGGCGATTGCCTTTGCACAATATGTTTCCTGTTTGGATCAAAAGGAGAATGATTCATGTGGAGTTTGTTCGTCGTGCAAAAAATATCAAAAATTAATTCATCCCGATTTACATTTTGTGTTCCCGGTAGTAACCGGTAAAGGTTTTACAAATCCGGTGAGCGATAATTTTATTGGCAGCTGGAGATCTCAAATTGAAAGTGATCCGTATTTTGATTTGGGCGAATGGTACCAAACTCTGGGTGTTGACAATTCTCAGGGCTTAATATATTCTTCGGAGAGTAATGAAATTATCCGCAAGTTAAATCTGAAGACTTACGAGTCTGATTACAAAATAATGGTGATTTGGCTGCCGGAAAAGATGCATCGGTCCTGTGCCAACAAGTTGCTTAAAATGATTGAGGAGCCACCAAAGAAAACACTGTTTTTAATGGTCTCGGAAGAGCCGGAAAAAATTCTTCAGACAATACTTTCCAGAACACAGATTGTAAAAGTTCCAAAAATTGAATCCAGAGATTTATCGCAGGCGCTTACATCCGAATTTAATTTATCGGGAACCGAGTTAAGCAATGTGGTTCGTTTGGCTGGCGGCAGCTATCGTAAAGCCCGGATATTGATTCAGAATTCAGATGAAAACGCTTTTAATTTCGAGAATTTTGTTACTATTATGCGATTGAGCTATGCGCGTAAGGTGTTGGAAATAATGGATTGGTCGGAGCAAATTGCCGGGATTGGACGGGAACGTCAAAAGAGTTTTTTAAACTATTGTGTTCGTATGGTGCGCGAGAATTTCATTTTAAATTTAAAAAAGCCTGAAATGGTGTTTCTGAATGGCGAGGAAATGAATTTTTCCAAGCGATTTTCGCCTTTCATCAATGAGGAAAACGTATGGATTCTTGCTGATGAGCTTTCAAAAGCTCATTCGGATATCGGTAGAAATGCCAATGCTAAAATTGTTTTTCTCGATCTAAGCTTGAAACTGGTTAAATTATTAAGGCCATAA
- the trmB gene encoding tRNA (guanosine(46)-N7)-methyltransferase TrmB: MGKNKLQRFAEMKSFDNVFQPTHNEVWETNYQFKGKWNKDVFKNDNPIVLEVGCGKGEYTVGLAKQFPDKNFIGIDIKGARIYCGAKEALDNGLSNVAFIRTYAELLQSIFEAGEIAEIWITFPDPQMKKVGKRLTGTRFLKLYSNLLSKEGIVHLKTDSNFLYEYTKYVIEENNLKVLVDTNDLYHSGKADEILSIRTFYEQQFLNRGISIKYHKFMLEGKTGFIEPDVEIELDWYRSFGREKKE, encoded by the coding sequence GTGGGAAAAAATAAATTACAGCGTTTTGCTGAAATGAAGTCTTTTGATAATGTTTTTCAACCAACCCACAACGAAGTTTGGGAAACGAACTATCAGTTTAAGGGAAAGTGGAACAAGGATGTGTTTAAGAATGATAATCCTATAGTTCTTGAAGTTGGTTGTGGAAAGGGTGAGTATACAGTTGGTTTGGCAAAACAATTTCCGGATAAAAATTTTATTGGAATAGATATAAAGGGAGCCCGTATCTATTGCGGTGCAAAAGAAGCACTCGATAATGGTTTAAGTAATGTTGCTTTCATCAGAACCTATGCGGAGTTGCTTCAATCTATTTTTGAAGCAGGAGAAATTGCCGAAATTTGGATTACTTTTCCTGATCCTCAAATGAAAAAAGTTGGCAAGAGATTGACAGGAACCCGGTTTTTAAAGTTGTATAGTAATCTTCTTTCTAAAGAGGGAATTGTTCATTTAAAAACGGATAGTAACTTTTTGTATGAATACACTAAATATGTTATCGAGGAGAACAATCTAAAAGTTCTTGTTGATACCAACGATTTGTATCATTCCGGCAAAGCTGATGAAATTCTCTCCATTAGAACATTCTACGAGCAGCAATTTTTGAATCGGGGAATTTCCATTAAGTATCATAAATTTATGCTTGAGGGTAAAACCGGGTTTATTGAACCTGATGTAGAAATTGAATTGGATTGGTACCGAAGCTTTGGCAGGGAGAAAAAAGAATAG